From Paenibacillus polymyxa, the proteins below share one genomic window:
- a CDS encoding sigma-70 family RNA polymerase sigma factor, protein MQRWIEEARLGDQIAWEQIVQHFSGMAFSVAYTRLGDWGLVEDTVQEAFAEAFANLHKLQEAEAFPGWFKVIVERQCHRLLRRKKPTMMPLDETIVMDVEKYDVELIAERREWHQKLHQSVEGLSDKLKLAVQLYYFQGYSIGEISSYLCVSPSVLKKRLFDARNKLRASLLVSDFVSMFNDIYEGGESVLHIVNGDHVGDKLRKGNIRGDILVWREVYPVGPVFLEMGEPSSGAARVEYLERTLGIPAEDYVSNCKAQEQTLHNFHKYDEVVLWFEHDLFDQLMLSYLLYWFSMQTLGQTKLSLLCIGNYPGIEPFRGLGQLTTKQLEKLSGTWQQIGQQELEMGKRIWEAYTSPDITRHIDILHEDTSALPFAHAALELHLSRLPSTANGLGIVEQTTLELIQQGVNTPQELFKQIGNRISGLGLGDLEFWYRLRNMSEQPHALLEIQGRHSFSDHQKKTTPFFDQCVVALSEVGRNTVAGVHDWVKIKGIDECYGGLWLQGDLAWRWDSEGKQLVYT, encoded by the coding sequence GTGCAGCGTTGGATTGAGGAAGCCCGGCTAGGCGATCAAATCGCATGGGAGCAAATTGTACAGCACTTCAGTGGGATGGCTTTTTCAGTAGCATATACGAGGTTGGGGGATTGGGGTCTGGTTGAGGATACAGTTCAGGAGGCGTTCGCTGAGGCTTTTGCCAACCTCCATAAATTACAGGAAGCAGAGGCGTTCCCTGGATGGTTCAAGGTCATTGTCGAACGGCAATGTCATCGTCTTCTGCGCCGCAAGAAGCCGACGATGATGCCGTTGGACGAAACTATAGTCATGGATGTAGAGAAATATGATGTGGAGCTTATCGCAGAGAGAAGGGAATGGCATCAGAAGCTTCATCAATCCGTCGAGGGTTTATCTGACAAGTTAAAACTGGCAGTTCAGCTGTACTATTTTCAAGGGTATTCAATCGGTGAAATATCAAGCTATCTATGTGTATCTCCATCCGTGTTGAAGAAACGGTTGTTCGATGCCCGCAATAAGCTGAGAGCTTCACTGCTTGTCAGCGACTTTGTATCCATGTTTAACGATATTTACGAAGGAGGAGAATCGGTGCTACATATAGTCAACGGTGACCACGTTGGTGACAAGCTGAGGAAAGGGAACATTCGCGGAGATATCCTGGTCTGGAGAGAAGTGTATCCGGTAGGTCCGGTGTTCCTTGAAATGGGCGAGCCCTCATCTGGAGCAGCTAGAGTGGAATATTTGGAGAGAACTCTCGGGATTCCGGCAGAAGACTATGTATCCAATTGCAAGGCTCAGGAGCAGACTCTGCATAACTTTCATAAGTACGACGAAGTCGTGCTATGGTTTGAGCACGATTTGTTCGACCAGCTGATGCTAAGTTACTTGTTGTACTGGTTTTCAATGCAAACCCTAGGCCAAACCAAACTGAGCTTGCTGTGTATCGGCAACTACCCAGGTATTGAACCGTTTAGGGGCTTGGGACAGCTTACAACGAAGCAGTTAGAAAAATTGTCAGGCACGTGGCAGCAGATTGGCCAGCAGGAGCTTGAGATGGGCAAAAGAATCTGGGAAGCATATACCTCCCCGGATATAACGCGGCATATTGATATTTTGCACGAAGACACATCTGCCCTGCCTTTTGCTCATGCGGCACTTGAACTGCACCTATCTCGTCTACCTTCTACCGCCAATGGGCTGGGCATCGTAGAGCAGACAACTTTGGAACTCATCCAGCAAGGAGTAAATACTCCACAAGAATTGTTTAAGCAGATTGGGAACCGAATAAGTGGTTTGGGCCTGGGTGATTTGGAATTTTGGTATCGTTTGAGGAATATGTCGGAGCAACCACATGCACTATTGGAGATTCAAGGTCGCCACTCATTTTCTGATCATCAAAAGAAAACAACCCCATTCTTTGACCAATGCGTTGTTGCATTATCGGAAGTAGGGAGGAATACAGTGGCAGGAGTACATGACTGGGTGAAGATAAAGGGAATAGACGAGTGCTATGGTGGTCTATGGCTGCAAGGTGATTTGGCATGGCGTTGGGATTCAGAGGGAAAGCAGTTGGTGTATACGTAA